In one window of Kitasatospora sp. MMS16-BH015 DNA:
- a CDS encoding phosphatase PAP2 family protein, whose translation MQNLTLTWQTAGGTAVALFGAAFAVQRVRRSWAPPVGAVCREGGILLALFTLWQLVGHLSVMSTAHALDRADWIHRTELGLGLPDEAAWQRWVEPHGWLVSACNYFYASAHFGVMLVLLAWVFARRRGSYRWLRNTVVLTTAACLTVQFVPVAPPRMLPGNGFVDLAAEYGQSVYGGAVAGVVPDQLSAMPSVHVAWSVIVAVAVVRVARTPWRWLAVLHPLVTVFVVVVTANHFWADGVVAVALLLIVYLVQYACSGWRQGRQEPAPEAVEEQAATPVH comes from the coding sequence ATGCAGAACCTGACGCTCACCTGGCAGACGGCCGGTGGCACCGCCGTCGCGCTCTTCGGTGCGGCCTTCGCCGTGCAGCGGGTCCGGCGGAGTTGGGCTCCGCCGGTGGGGGCGGTGTGTCGGGAAGGGGGGATCCTGCTCGCGCTGTTCACGTTGTGGCAGCTGGTGGGGCACCTCTCGGTGATGAGTACGGCGCACGCGCTGGACCGGGCCGACTGGATCCACCGGACGGAGTTGGGGCTGGGGTTGCCGGACGAGGCGGCCTGGCAGCGGTGGGTGGAGCCGCACGGGTGGCTGGTGTCGGCCTGCAACTACTTCTACGCGTCGGCGCACTTCGGGGTGATGCTGGTGCTGCTGGCCTGGGTCTTCGCCCGCCGGCGGGGCAGCTACCGGTGGCTGCGGAACACGGTGGTGCTCACGACGGCGGCCTGCCTGACGGTGCAGTTCGTGCCGGTGGCGCCGCCGCGGATGCTGCCGGGGAACGGGTTCGTCGACCTGGCGGCGGAGTACGGGCAGTCGGTGTACGGCGGTGCGGTGGCGGGGGTGGTGCCGGACCAGTTGTCGGCGATGCCCTCGGTGCACGTGGCCTGGAGCGTGATCGTCGCGGTGGCCGTGGTGCGGGTGGCGCGGACGCCCTGGCGCTGGCTGGCGGTGCTGCATCCGCTGGTCACGGTGTTCGTGGTGGTGGTGACGGCGAACCACTTCTGGGCGGACGGGGTGGTGGCGGTCGCGCTGCTGCTGATCGTCTACCTGGTGCAGTACGCGTGCAGCGGGTGGCGCCAGGGCCGGCAGGAGCCGGCGCCGGAGGCAGTGGAGGAGCAGGCCGCGACACCGGTCCACTGA
- a CDS encoding PotD/PotF family extracellular solute-binding protein, whose product MELHEITAGLPEPVRKAWERSMTNGRAAMTRRTLLRATGLAVGAGSLAACGIPPARSTATGDSTASLVKDLSDTEKVVNFSNWPLYIDVDDKDKNKHASLDEFTAATGIKVRYTEDVNDNVEFFGKVKPQLAAGQDTGRDLMVLTDWMAGKLIRLGWVEKLTMANVTNAITNLESRFRAPDWDPGRLYSYPWAGIQTVVAYNKKATNGKAVTSVAQLLDDPDLKGRVSFLSEMRDTVGMVLLSQGKSPEKFTADDYNAAIARLQKAVDSKQIRKFTGNDYGQELSSGDIAACLAWGGDLIQLRADNPDIEYVIPEDGYLASTDNMLVPAKAQHKKNAEKLIDFYFQPKVAAELTAAIGYVSGCAGIKDELTKLAPDMAENPLVLPTAEMAAKVHVFRSLTEAEESEFEDKFSKLIGA is encoded by the coding sequence ATGGAGCTCCACGAGATAACCGCCGGCCTGCCGGAGCCCGTACGCAAGGCGTGGGAACGCAGCATGACCAACGGCCGGGCAGCCATGACCCGGCGCACCCTGCTGCGCGCCACCGGGCTCGCCGTCGGCGCGGGCTCGCTCGCGGCCTGCGGCATCCCGCCGGCCAGGAGCACGGCCACCGGTGACTCCACCGCGAGCCTGGTGAAGGACCTCTCCGACACGGAGAAGGTGGTCAACTTCTCCAACTGGCCGCTCTACATCGACGTGGACGACAAGGACAAGAACAAGCACGCCTCGCTGGACGAGTTCACCGCCGCCACCGGCATCAAGGTCCGCTACACCGAGGACGTCAACGACAACGTCGAGTTCTTCGGCAAGGTCAAGCCGCAGCTCGCGGCCGGGCAGGACACCGGCCGCGACCTGATGGTGCTGACCGACTGGATGGCCGGCAAGCTGATCCGGCTCGGCTGGGTCGAGAAGCTCACGATGGCCAACGTCACCAACGCCATCACCAACCTGGAGTCCCGCTTCCGCGCCCCCGACTGGGACCCGGGCCGGCTCTACTCCTACCCCTGGGCCGGCATCCAGACCGTGGTCGCCTACAACAAGAAGGCCACCAACGGGAAGGCCGTCACCTCCGTCGCCCAGCTGCTCGACGACCCCGACCTCAAGGGCCGGGTCTCCTTCCTCTCCGAGATGCGCGACACCGTAGGCATGGTGCTGCTCTCCCAGGGCAAGAGCCCCGAGAAGTTCACCGCCGACGACTACAACGCGGCCATCGCCCGGCTGCAGAAGGCCGTGGACAGCAAGCAGATCCGCAAGTTCACCGGCAACGACTACGGCCAGGAGCTCTCCTCCGGCGACATCGCGGCCTGCCTGGCCTGGGGCGGCGACCTCATCCAGCTGCGCGCCGACAACCCGGACATCGAGTACGTCATCCCCGAGGACGGCTACCTCGCCTCGACCGACAACATGCTCGTCCCGGCCAAGGCGCAGCACAAGAAGAACGCCGAGAAGCTGATCGACTTCTACTTCCAGCCCAAGGTGGCGGCCGAACTCACCGCGGCGATCGGCTACGTGTCCGGCTGCGCCGGGATCAAGGACGAGCTGACCAAGCTCGCCCCCGACATGGCGGAGAACCCCCTCGTCCTGCCCACCGCGGAGATGGCCGCCAAGGTGCACGTCTTCCGCAGCCTCACCGAGGCCGAGGAGAGCGAGTTCGAGGACAAGTTCTCCAAGCTCATCGGCGCCTGA
- a CDS encoding FAD-binding oxidoreductase, translating to MDSARALSDARPTPFWLEDPGRPEALPALVGDTKCDLLVVGGGYSGLWTALIAKERDPSLDVVLIEGHEVGWAASGRNGGFCAASLTHGFGNGLQRWPGELGELERQGLANLQAMEDAIKKYGIDCEWERTGEIDVATQPHQLAELHEVAEAVAEYGLDLTVLDADQLRAEVDSPTFLGGIWDKEGVAMLHPAKLAWGLKAACVAQGVRVFERTRATDLSEYGSGMAVRTSYGRVYARRVALGTNVFPSLVKRVRPYIAPVYDYALMTEPLTEEQMAAIGWSRRQGLGDSANQFHYFRLSADNRILWGGYDAVYNFGGKVRAEYDQRPETFQTLARHFFQTFPQLEGVRFTNAWGGAIDTCTRFSAFFDTAYRGRVAYAAGFTGLGVGATRFGAEVMLDLLSGETTERTALEMVRHKPLPFPPEPIRWAGIEMTKWSLDRSDHNGGHRNLWLRTLDKMGLGFDS from the coding sequence ATGGACTCTGCCCGTGCGCTCAGTGATGCCCGCCCCACCCCCTTCTGGTTGGAGGACCCGGGTCGGCCGGAGGCGCTGCCCGCGCTCGTCGGCGACACCAAGTGCGACCTGCTCGTGGTCGGTGGCGGCTACTCCGGTCTCTGGACGGCCCTGATCGCCAAGGAGCGCGACCCCTCGCTGGACGTCGTGCTGATCGAGGGCCACGAGGTGGGGTGGGCGGCCTCCGGGCGCAACGGCGGATTCTGCGCGGCCAGCCTGACCCACGGCTTCGGCAACGGCCTGCAGCGCTGGCCGGGCGAGCTCGGCGAGCTCGAGCGCCAGGGCCTGGCCAACCTCCAGGCCATGGAGGACGCCATCAAGAAGTACGGCATCGACTGCGAGTGGGAGCGCACCGGCGAGATCGACGTCGCCACCCAGCCCCACCAGCTCGCCGAACTGCACGAGGTCGCCGAGGCCGTCGCCGAGTACGGCCTCGACCTCACCGTCCTGGACGCCGACCAGCTGCGCGCCGAGGTCGACTCGCCGACCTTCCTCGGCGGCATCTGGGACAAGGAAGGGGTGGCCATGCTCCACCCCGCCAAGCTCGCCTGGGGCCTCAAGGCGGCCTGCGTCGCCCAGGGCGTCCGGGTCTTCGAGCGCACCCGCGCCACCGACCTCTCCGAGTACGGCAGCGGCATGGCCGTCCGCACCTCCTACGGCCGGGTCTACGCCCGCCGGGTGGCGCTGGGCACCAACGTCTTCCCGTCCCTGGTCAAGCGGGTCCGCCCGTACATCGCGCCGGTGTACGACTACGCGCTGATGACCGAGCCGCTCACCGAGGAGCAGATGGCGGCGATCGGTTGGAGCCGGCGCCAGGGCCTCGGCGACAGCGCCAACCAGTTCCACTACTTCCGGCTCTCCGCCGACAACCGGATCCTCTGGGGCGGCTACGACGCCGTCTACAACTTCGGCGGCAAGGTGCGCGCGGAGTACGACCAGCGGCCGGAGACCTTCCAGACCCTGGCCCGGCACTTCTTCCAGACCTTCCCGCAGCTGGAGGGCGTGCGCTTCACCAACGCCTGGGGCGGGGCGATCGACACCTGCACCCGCTTCTCCGCCTTCTTCGACACCGCCTATCGGGGCCGGGTCGCCTACGCCGCCGGCTTCACCGGCCTCGGCGTCGGCGCCACCCGCTTCGGAGCCGAGGTCATGCTGGACCTGCTCTCGGGCGAGACCACCGAGCGCACCGCCCTGGAGATGGTCCGGCACAAGCCGCTGCCCTTCCCACCCGAGCCCATCCGCTGGGCCGGGATCGAGATGACCAAGTGGTCGCTCGACCGCTCCGACCACAACGGCGGCCACCGCAACCTCTGGCTGCGGACGCTCGACAAGATGGGCCTCGGCTTCGACAGCTGA
- a CDS encoding CoA-acylating methylmalonate-semialdehyde dehydrogenase, which produces MSKPIENKHTVHWINGAAVPTAGAAPRRGDIFDPATGRVTGQVDFAEIAEVDQAVAAAASAFNEWRHASIAKRTQVLFAFRELFNARKDELASLIVSEHGKVHSDALGELARGQEVIEYACGIPQLIKGGFTEQASTGIDVYSIRQALGPVAIISPFNFPAMVPLWFFPIAIAAGNTVVLKPSEKDPSAANFMAQLWKEAGLPDGVFNVVHGDKAAVDRLLEHPDIKSVSFVGSTPIARYVYETGTRYGKRVQALGGAKNHMLVLPDSDLDLAADAAINAGFGAAGERCMAVSVLVAVDPIGDELVAKIKERMATLKVGPGCNGDSEMGPLVTGQHRDKVTSYVESGLADGAELAVDGRKHLIAAEDASGAPTADGFWLGPTLFDHVKPGMSVYNDEIFGPILSVVRVASYQEGLELINANPYGNGVAIFTNDGGAARRFQHEVEVGMVGINVPIPVPVAYYSFGGWKASLFGDAHAYGADGVQFFTRGKAVTQRWLDPSHGGINLGFPTNA; this is translated from the coding sequence TTGAGCAAGCCCATCGAGAACAAGCACACCGTCCACTGGATCAACGGTGCCGCCGTCCCCACCGCGGGTGCCGCGCCGCGCCGTGGCGACATCTTCGACCCGGCCACCGGCCGGGTCACCGGTCAGGTGGACTTCGCCGAGATCGCCGAGGTCGACCAGGCCGTGGCGGCCGCCGCCTCGGCCTTCAACGAGTGGCGCCACGCCTCGATCGCCAAGCGCACCCAGGTGCTCTTCGCCTTCCGCGAGCTCTTCAACGCCCGCAAGGACGAGCTCGCCTCGCTGATCGTCTCCGAGCACGGCAAGGTGCACTCGGACGCCCTCGGCGAGCTGGCCCGCGGCCAGGAGGTCATCGAGTACGCCTGCGGCATCCCGCAGCTGATCAAGGGCGGCTTCACCGAGCAGGCGTCCACCGGCATCGACGTCTACTCGATCCGCCAGGCCCTCGGCCCGGTCGCGATCATCTCGCCGTTCAACTTCCCGGCGATGGTGCCGCTCTGGTTCTTCCCGATCGCCATCGCGGCCGGCAACACCGTGGTGCTCAAGCCCTCCGAGAAGGACCCGTCGGCCGCCAACTTCATGGCCCAGCTGTGGAAGGAAGCCGGCCTGCCGGACGGCGTCTTCAACGTCGTCCACGGTGACAAGGCTGCCGTGGACCGCCTGCTGGAGCACCCCGACATCAAGTCGGTCAGCTTCGTCGGCTCCACCCCGATCGCCCGCTACGTCTACGAGACCGGCACCCGCTACGGCAAGCGCGTGCAGGCCCTCGGCGGCGCGAAGAACCACATGCTGGTCCTGCCCGACTCGGACCTCGACCTGGCCGCTGACGCCGCGATCAACGCCGGCTTCGGCGCGGCCGGCGAGCGCTGCATGGCCGTCTCCGTCCTGGTCGCCGTCGACCCGATCGGCGACGAGCTGGTCGCCAAGATCAAGGAGCGGATGGCCACCCTCAAGGTCGGCCCCGGCTGCAACGGCGACTCCGAGATGGGCCCGCTGGTCACCGGCCAGCACCGCGACAAGGTCACCTCCTACGTGGAGTCCGGCCTGGCCGACGGCGCCGAGCTGGCCGTGGACGGCCGAAAGCACCTGATCGCCGCCGAGGACGCCTCCGGTGCTCCCACGGCCGACGGCTTCTGGCTCGGCCCGACCCTGTTCGACCACGTGAAGCCGGGCATGTCCGTCTACAACGACGAGATCTTCGGCCCGATCCTCTCCGTGGTACGGGTCGCCTCCTACCAGGAGGGCCTGGAGCTCATCAACGCCAACCCCTACGGCAACGGCGTCGCGATCTTCACCAACGACGGCGGCGCCGCCCGCCGCTTCCAGCACGAGGTCGAGGTCGGCATGGTCGGCATCAACGTGCCGATCCCGGTCCCGGTCGCCTACTACTCCTTCGGCGGCTGGAAGGCCTCCCTCTTCGGCGACGCCCACGCCTACGGCGCCGACGGCGTCCAGTTCTTCACCCGCGGCAAGGCCGTCACCCAGCGCTGGCTCGACCCCTCGCACGGCGGCATCAACCTGGGCTTCCCGACGAACGCCTGA
- a CDS encoding gamma-aminobutyraldehyde dehydrogenase, producing the protein MDLTELGAGAQYLAGKLTEGTGTEPFQVVNPADGSVVRQVTLASEADVDTAVAAARAALPEWSGATPGARSEALNRLAGILAEHAEDFARVETSQTGKPIKLSTEFDVPGTVDNTAFFAGAARNLEGKAAGEYSGDHTSYVRREAIGVVGSISPWNYPLQMAAWKILPAIAAGNTIVLKPAELTPLTSLMFARACTEAGIPDGVVNIVTGAGRTAGERLVSHPDVAMVSFTGSTPVGKRVAELATATVKRTHLELGGKAPFVVFDDADLDAAVHGAVAASLINTGQDCTAATRAYVQRPLFDAFVAGVAELYAAIRLGDPLDPRTDLGPLVSYTHRDRVAGFVERARGYGATVVTGGQAPTLGHDGTDLSKGAYYLPTLITGVDQTSEVVQGEIFGPVLVALPFDSDEEGLRLANDTPYGLAASAWTRDIHRSLRATREIQAGCVWVNDHIPIISEMPHGGYKSSGYGKDMSQYSLDEYTQVKHVMYDTTAVARKDWHRTIFGDR; encoded by the coding sequence ATGGACCTGACCGAGCTCGGCGCGGGTGCGCAGTACCTCGCGGGCAAGCTGACCGAAGGCACCGGCACCGAGCCTTTCCAGGTCGTCAACCCGGCCGACGGCAGCGTCGTCCGCCAGGTCACCCTCGCCTCCGAGGCGGACGTGGACACGGCCGTGGCCGCCGCCAGGGCCGCCCTGCCCGAGTGGTCCGGCGCCACCCCCGGCGCCCGCTCCGAGGCGCTGAACCGGCTGGCCGGCATCCTCGCCGAGCACGCCGAGGACTTCGCCCGGGTGGAGACCTCGCAGACCGGCAAGCCGATCAAGCTCTCCACCGAGTTCGACGTGCCCGGCACGGTGGACAACACCGCCTTCTTCGCCGGCGCCGCCCGCAACCTGGAGGGCAAGGCCGCCGGCGAGTACTCCGGCGACCACACCTCGTACGTGCGCCGCGAGGCGATCGGCGTGGTCGGGTCCATCTCCCCCTGGAACTACCCGCTCCAGATGGCCGCCTGGAAGATCCTCCCGGCCATCGCGGCCGGCAACACCATCGTGCTCAAGCCCGCCGAGCTCACCCCGCTCACCTCGCTGATGTTCGCCCGGGCCTGCACCGAGGCCGGCATCCCCGACGGCGTGGTCAACATCGTCACCGGCGCCGGCCGCACCGCCGGCGAGCGCCTGGTCTCCCACCCCGACGTCGCGATGGTCTCCTTCACCGGCTCCACCCCGGTCGGCAAGCGGGTCGCCGAGCTGGCCACCGCCACCGTCAAGCGCACCCACCTGGAGCTCGGCGGCAAGGCCCCCTTCGTGGTCTTCGACGACGCCGACCTGGACGCCGCCGTGCACGGCGCGGTCGCCGCCTCGCTGATCAACACCGGCCAGGACTGCACCGCCGCCACCCGCGCCTACGTGCAGCGCCCGCTGTTCGACGCCTTCGTCGCCGGAGTCGCCGAGCTGTACGCCGCGATCCGCCTGGGCGACCCGCTCGACCCGCGGACCGACCTGGGCCCGCTGGTCTCCTACACCCACCGCGACCGGGTGGCCGGCTTCGTCGAGCGGGCCCGGGGCTACGGCGCCACCGTCGTGACGGGTGGTCAGGCCCCCACCCTCGGCCACGACGGCACCGACCTGAGCAAGGGCGCCTACTACCTGCCGACCCTGATCACCGGGGTCGACCAGACCAGCGAGGTCGTCCAGGGCGAGATCTTCGGCCCCGTCCTCGTCGCGCTGCCCTTCGACAGCGACGAGGAGGGCCTGCGCCTCGCCAACGACACCCCCTACGGCCTCGCGGCCTCCGCCTGGACCCGCGACATCCACCGCTCGCTGCGCGCCACCCGGGAGATCCAGGCCGGCTGCGTCTGGGTCAACGACCACATCCCGATCATCAGCGAGATGCCCCACGGCGGCTACAAGTCCTCCGGCTACGGCAAGGACATGTCGCAGTATTCGCTCGACGAATACACGCAGGTCAAGCACGTCATGTATGACACTACGGCGGTCGCCCGCAAGGACTGGCACCGCACGATCTTCGGAGACAGATAA
- a CDS encoding ABC transporter permease: MTTTTEAAPAQVIPLGTRPNKRKLTAYWLLLPGIAWLVVFFAIPMVYQGSTSLQTGSLEEGFKLTWHFGTYWDALVEYKWHFVRSFSYAAIATVLCLAVGYPLAYTIAFKANKRWRNVILILVIAPFFTSFLIRTLAWKTILADGGPVVSLLNHLHLLAVTDFVGLTSGHRVLATPLAVVCGLTYNFLPFMILPLYTSLERIDPRLHEAAGDLYARPITTFRKVTFPISLPGVVAGTLLTFIPASGDYINAQLLGSPSEQMVGNGIQKQFLNVLAYPTAAALSFILMALILGMVTVYMRKAGTEELV; encoded by the coding sequence GTGACCACCACCACCGAGGCCGCCCCGGCCCAGGTCATCCCCCTCGGGACCAGGCCGAATAAGCGCAAGCTCACCGCCTACTGGCTGCTGCTGCCCGGCATCGCCTGGCTGGTCGTCTTCTTCGCGATCCCGATGGTCTACCAGGGCTCCACCTCGCTCCAGACCGGTTCGCTGGAGGAGGGCTTCAAGCTCACCTGGCACTTCGGCACCTACTGGGACGCCCTGGTCGAGTACAAGTGGCACTTCGTCCGCTCGTTCTCCTACGCGGCGATCGCCACCGTGCTCTGCCTGGCCGTCGGCTACCCGCTGGCCTACACGATCGCCTTCAAGGCCAACAAGCGCTGGCGCAACGTCATCCTGATCCTGGTGATCGCGCCGTTCTTCACCAGCTTCCTGATCCGCACCCTGGCCTGGAAGACGATCCTCGCCGACGGCGGCCCGGTGGTGAGCCTGCTCAACCACCTGCACCTGCTCGCCGTCACCGACTTCGTCGGCCTGACCTCCGGGCACCGGGTGCTGGCCACCCCGCTCGCGGTGGTCTGCGGTCTGACCTACAACTTCCTGCCGTTCATGATCCTCCCGCTGTACACCTCGCTGGAGCGGATCGACCCGCGCCTGCACGAGGCCGCCGGCGACCTCTACGCCCGCCCGATCACGACCTTCCGCAAGGTCACCTTCCCGATCTCGCTCCCCGGCGTGGTCGCGGGCACGCTGCTGACCTTCATCCCCGCCTCGGGCGACTACATCAACGCCCAGCTGCTGGGCTCCCCGAGCGAGCAGATGGTCGGCAACGGCATCCAGAAGCAGTTCCTCAACGTGCTGGCCTACCCGACGGCCGCCGCGCTGAGCTTCATCCTGATGGCGCTCATCCTGGGCATGGTCACGGTCTACATGCGCAAGGCCGGGACGGAGGAGCTGGTCTGA
- a CDS encoding ABC transporter permease, translating into MSRIVKWVREHLVVLAGIAALFYLVVPNLVVLAFSFNKPEGKFNYEWNHFSTDAWTHPCDVADMCGSLGLSLQIALLATLGATVLGTMVAFALARYRFRGRSATTALIFLPMAMPEVVMAASLGTLFLNMRIQFGFLTILIAHIMFCLSFVVTAVKARVMSMDPRLEQAAQDLYATPAQTFLRITLPLVAPGIAAGALLSFALSFDDFIITQFNSGPTTVTFPMFVWGASQRGIPVQVNVIGTAMFIAAVVLTVAGQWLGNRRKARA; encoded by the coding sequence ATGTCCCGCATCGTCAAGTGGGTCCGCGAGCACCTCGTCGTCCTCGCCGGCATCGCCGCCCTCTTCTACCTCGTGGTCCCGAACCTCGTGGTGCTCGCCTTCTCGTTCAACAAGCCCGAGGGCAAGTTCAACTACGAGTGGAACCACTTCTCCACCGACGCCTGGACGCACCCCTGCGACGTGGCCGACATGTGCGGCTCGCTGGGGCTCAGCCTCCAGATCGCGCTGCTCGCCACCCTGGGCGCCACCGTCCTCGGCACCATGGTCGCCTTCGCGCTGGCCCGCTACCGCTTCCGCGGCCGGTCCGCGACCACCGCGCTGATCTTCCTGCCGATGGCGATGCCCGAGGTGGTCATGGCCGCCTCGCTGGGCACGCTCTTCCTCAACATGCGGATCCAGTTCGGCTTCCTCACCATCCTGATCGCGCACATCATGTTCTGCCTCAGCTTCGTGGTGACGGCCGTCAAGGCCCGCGTGATGAGCATGGACCCGCGCCTGGAGCAGGCCGCCCAGGACCTCTACGCCACCCCGGCGCAGACCTTCCTGCGGATCACCCTCCCGCTGGTGGCCCCCGGCATCGCCGCCGGCGCGCTGCTCAGCTTCGCCCTCTCCTTCGACGACTTCATCATCACCCAGTTCAACTCGGGACCGACCACGGTCACCTTCCCGATGTTCGTCTGGGGCGCCTCCCAGCGCGGCATCCCGGTACAGGTCAATGTGATCGGTACCGCGATGTTCATCGCCGCGGTGGTGCTGACGGTCGCCGGTCAGTGGCTCGGCAACCGCCGCAAGGCACGCGCCTGA
- a CDS encoding GPR1/FUN34/YaaH family transporter, giving the protein MSNEAAGAQNARSADAGNLGYLALGLTLLAYGLLGTGLLSGAGVKDAAGLAHLLGGLTLFIAGLWQLRGGEGFTGTAFTSLGAFWAVWSAAGSASKDAAGLFLILWTLLALTLALAGWGAGLLSRLVYGLLTVSLLLSAVATFAGNADLGKAASWIAAVSGLAAWYWAASALTGSNWRRGLLPVK; this is encoded by the coding sequence GTGAGCAACGAAGCTGCCGGGGCGCAGAACGCCCGCTCCGCCGACGCCGGTAACCTCGGTTACCTGGCCCTCGGCCTCACCCTCCTCGCCTACGGCCTCCTCGGCACCGGCCTGCTGTCCGGCGCCGGCGTCAAGGACGCCGCCGGTCTCGCCCACCTCCTGGGCGGCCTCACCCTCTTCATCGCCGGCCTCTGGCAACTGCGCGGCGGCGAAGGCTTCACCGGCACCGCCTTCACCAGCCTCGGCGCCTTCTGGGCCGTCTGGTCGGCCGCCGGCAGCGCGAGCAAGGACGCCGCAGGCCTCTTCCTCATCCTCTGGACCCTGCTCGCCCTCACCCTCGCCCTGGCCGGCTGGGGCGCCGGACTGCTCAGCCGACTCGTCTACGGCCTGCTGACGGTCTCCCTGCTGCTCAGCGCGGTCGCCACCTTCGCCGGCAACGCCGATCTCGGCAAGGCCGCCTCCTGGATCGCCGCCGTGTCCGGCCTCGCCGCCTGGTACTGGGCGGCCTCCGCCCTCACCGGCAGCAACTGGCGGCGCGGGCTGCTCCCCGTGAAGTGA
- a CDS encoding ABC transporter ATP-binding protein, with translation MTEQLRDAATAGGDVRLTGIGKTYGDFTAVHPLDLTVPQGSFFALLGASGCGKTTTLRMIAGLEEPTSGTVLIGGQDVTDLPPYKRPVNTVFQSYALFPHLDIFENVAFGLRRRGKKDVKKQVEDMLELVELGQYARRKPHQLSGGQQQRVAVARALINHPQVLLLDEPLGALDLKLRRQMQLELKRIQTEVGITFVHVTHDQEEAMTMADTIAVMNGGRVEQLGAPADLYENPGTTFVANFLGQSNLIPAEVTGTSGDDLLLSASGVRLAVPKARCGTEAKKVYLGVRPEKLTIDHAGEPVAEGRNRIAGTVVDSSFIGVSTQYVVRSETGQEIAVFEQNMDRTTRIAAGAPVVLHWNPAHSFGLDAAQAIDAGTGEDAA, from the coding sequence ATGACTGAGCAGCTGCGCGACGCGGCGACGGCCGGTGGAGACGTCCGCCTCACCGGCATCGGCAAGACCTACGGCGACTTCACCGCCGTGCACCCGCTGGACCTGACCGTGCCCCAGGGCTCCTTCTTCGCCCTGCTCGGCGCCTCCGGCTGCGGCAAGACCACCACCCTGCGGATGATCGCCGGCCTGGAGGAGCCCACCAGCGGCACCGTCCTGATCGGCGGTCAGGACGTCACCGACCTGCCCCCGTACAAGCGGCCGGTCAACACCGTCTTCCAGAGCTACGCGCTCTTCCCGCACCTCGACATCTTCGAGAACGTCGCCTTCGGCCTGCGCCGCCGCGGCAAGAAGGACGTCAAGAAGCAGGTGGAGGACATGCTGGAGCTGGTCGAGCTCGGCCAGTACGCCCGCCGCAAGCCGCACCAGCTCTCCGGCGGCCAGCAGCAGCGCGTCGCCGTCGCCCGCGCCCTGATCAACCACCCGCAGGTGCTGCTGCTCGACGAGCCGCTGGGCGCCCTCGACCTCAAGCTGCGCCGCCAGATGCAGCTGGAGCTCAAGCGGATCCAGACCGAGGTCGGCATCACCTTCGTCCACGTCACCCACGACCAGGAGGAGGCCATGACCATGGCCGACACCATCGCGGTGATGAACGGCGGCCGGGTCGAGCAACTCGGCGCCCCCGCCGACCTGTACGAGAACCCGGGCACCACCTTCGTGGCCAACTTCCTCGGCCAGTCCAACCTGATCCCCGCCGAGGTCACCGGCACCAGCGGCGACGACCTGCTGCTCAGCGCCTCCGGGGTGCGCCTGGCGGTGCCCAAGGCCCGCTGCGGCACCGAGGCGAAGAAGGTCTACCTGGGCGTGCGCCCGGAGAAGCTCACCATCGACCACGCCGGCGAGCCGGTGGCCGAGGGCCGCAACAGGATCGCCGGCACCGTGGTCGACTCCAGCTTCATCGGCGTCTCCACCCAGTACGTGGTCCGCTCCGAGACCGGCCAGGAGATCGCCGTCTTCGAGCAGAACATGGACCGCACCACCCGGATAGCCGCCGGCGCCCCGGTCGTCCTGCACTGGAACCCGGCCCACTCCTTCGGCCTCGACGCCGCCCAGGCGATCGACGCCGGCACCGGGGAGGACGCCGCGTGA